Proteins encoded in a region of the Ancylobacter sp. SL191 genome:
- the lnt gene encoding apolipoprotein N-acyltransferase — protein sequence MSPAMLMPERLRAAPARLRALAALFAGAFSALAMPPFGLWPILAATLPVLVWLVDDAARLERRGRRFRAGFIAGWLFGLGYFIAGLWWIGMAFLVQADMFVWLMPFAVVGLPAYLALFTGLGCGLASLVWSRGAERVLVLAIALTLTEWLRGHVLTGFPWNNFGYALADDLRFAQASAVIGLPGLCFLTLATLATPALLFDRDGSNVARRAPLGLAVLLLAVLWGAGQWRLATTEIGTVPGARLRIMQPDLPQDQKFRYDARRSVMDRYIATSESQGGLAGVTHLFWPESAFPFFLERDSEARERIAALLPPGAVLITGAVRLGAMLPSGRPEAFNSLRIIDSDGGFAGDADKVHLVPFGEYLPFQETLESFGLEQLTRLRGGFTAGEARHLFTIPGLPPAVPLICYEAIFPDDLLPPAAEGTPPVRPGFLLNVSNDAWFGLTPGPYQHFEQARLRAVEQGLPLVRATNNGISAIVDPLGRTTGLLPLGVRGVLDGTLPTPIPATIYARHGNLIPLGVLICAALLALGMRRRTIHA from the coding sequence GTGTCTCCCGCCATGCTGATGCCGGAGCGGCTGCGGGCCGCGCCCGCTCGCCTCCGCGCGCTTGCCGCGTTGTTCGCCGGCGCCTTTTCGGCGCTGGCCATGCCGCCTTTCGGCCTGTGGCCAATACTGGCGGCGACGCTGCCGGTCCTTGTCTGGCTGGTCGATGACGCCGCCCGGCTGGAGCGGCGCGGGCGCCGCTTCCGCGCCGGCTTCATCGCCGGTTGGTTGTTCGGGCTCGGCTACTTCATCGCCGGCCTGTGGTGGATCGGCATGGCCTTTCTGGTCCAGGCGGACATGTTCGTCTGGCTGATGCCCTTTGCCGTGGTCGGGCTGCCGGCCTATCTCGCTCTGTTTACCGGCCTCGGCTGCGGCCTCGCCAGTCTCGTCTGGAGCCGGGGTGCCGAGCGCGTGCTGGTGTTGGCGATCGCCTTGACCCTGACCGAATGGCTGCGTGGCCATGTGCTGACGGGCTTTCCGTGGAACAATTTCGGCTACGCACTGGCCGATGATCTGCGCTTCGCGCAGGCGAGTGCCGTCATCGGCCTGCCCGGCCTGTGCTTCCTGACACTGGCGACCCTCGCCACCCCCGCGCTGCTGTTCGACCGGGACGGCTCGAACGTCGCGCGCCGTGCGCCGCTTGGCCTCGCCGTGCTGCTCCTCGCCGTTCTCTGGGGCGCCGGGCAATGGCGTCTGGCCACGACGGAAATCGGCACCGTGCCGGGCGCGCGGCTGCGCATCATGCAGCCGGACCTGCCGCAGGATCAGAAGTTCCGCTACGACGCGCGGCGCAGCGTGATGGATCGTTACATCGCGACCAGCGAGAGCCAGGGCGGGCTAGCGGGCGTTACGCATCTGTTCTGGCCGGAATCGGCCTTCCCCTTTTTCCTGGAGCGCGACAGCGAGGCGCGCGAACGCATCGCCGCGCTGCTGCCGCCCGGCGCGGTGCTGATCACCGGCGCGGTGCGGCTCGGCGCGATGCTGCCAAGCGGACGGCCCGAAGCCTTCAACAGCCTGCGGATCATTGATAGCGACGGGGGCTTCGCCGGCGACGCCGACAAGGTCCACCTCGTTCCGTTCGGCGAATATCTGCCGTTTCAGGAAACGCTGGAGAGCTTCGGCCTGGAGCAGTTGACGCGCCTGCGCGGCGGCTTCACCGCCGGCGAGGCCCGCCACCTCTTCACAATTCCCGGCCTGCCGCCCGCCGTGCCGCTGATCTGCTACGAGGCGATTTTCCCGGACGACCTGCTGCCTCCCGCGGCGGAGGGCACGCCACCCGTTCGCCCCGGCTTCCTGCTCAACGTGTCGAATGATGCCTGGTTCGGCCTCACGCCGGGGCCCTATCAGCACTTCGAACAGGCCCGCCTGCGGGCGGTCGAGCAGGGCCTGCCGCTTGTGCGTGCCACCAATAACGGCATTTCCGCTATCGTCGACCCGCTGGGCCGGACGACCGGACTACTACCTCTGGGTGTGCGCGGCGTGCTTGATGGCACGCTACCGACCCCAATTCCTGCGACGATTTATGCCCGACACGGCAATTTGATACCGCTCGGTGTCCTGATATGTGCTGCTCTGCTAGCACTTGGTATGCGGCGGCGCACTATACACGCTTAG
- a CDS encoding DoxX family protein produces the protein MIDTRSAPYGVFLLRVALGAMWVSHALLKYAVFTIPGFAGYLGSLGLPAGLAWPVFLAELTGGLLIISGVYARHVALLLIPVMAGAMSVHIPNGWLFSSTGGGWEYPGFLIVTSFALWLIGDGAFALRSRPLLFVGRPATA, from the coding sequence ATGATCGACACCCGCTCCGCGCCCTATGGCGTGTTCCTGCTCCGCGTCGCGCTCGGCGCCATGTGGGTCTCCCATGCCCTTCTGAAATATGCGGTTTTCACCATTCCGGGTTTCGCCGGCTATCTCGGCAGCCTCGGCCTGCCGGCCGGCCTCGCCTGGCCGGTGTTCCTCGCCGAGCTGACCGGCGGTTTGCTCATCATTTCAGGGGTTTACGCCCGCCACGTCGCCCTGCTGCTGATCCCGGTGATGGCCGGCGCGATGAGCGTGCACATCCCCAATGGCTGGCTGTTCTCCTCCACCGGCGGCGGCTGGGAATATCCCGGCTTCCTGATCGTAACCTCTTTTGCACTCTGGCTTATTGGCGACGGCGCCTTCGCCCTGCGCTCGCGCCCGCTGCTCTTCGTCGGCCGTCCCGCCACCGCCTGA
- a CDS encoding universal stress protein, with product MPRTRQSFAPGHRRKFLVMVDGTPECDRAVTYAARRAARTQGGLVLLAVLELTDAPAQWLGVANLMRAEETDKAEMRLAHYVARARTVAGVEPETAIREGSAAEALHAVVEADEDIAILALASAAGPDGPGPLLTALVSGHWALPIPITIVPGTLTDADIEALA from the coding sequence ATGCCGCGCACCCGCCAGAGTTTCGCGCCCGGCCACCGCCGCAAGTTCCTGGTCATGGTCGACGGCACGCCGGAATGCGACCGCGCCGTGACTTATGCCGCGCGCCGCGCTGCCCGCACGCAGGGCGGACTGGTGCTGCTGGCGGTGCTGGAACTCACTGATGCGCCGGCGCAATGGCTCGGCGTCGCCAATCTGATGCGGGCGGAAGAGACCGACAAGGCAGAGATGCGGCTCGCCCACTATGTCGCCCGCGCCCGCACCGTTGCCGGCGTCGAGCCTGAGACGGCGATCCGCGAGGGAAGCGCCGCCGAGGCGCTGCATGCGGTGGTCGAGGCCGATGAAGACATCGCCATCCTCGCCCTCGCGAGCGCCGCCGGCCCCGACGGCCCCGGCCCCCTCCTCACCGCGCTCGTCTCCGGCCACTGGGCGCTGCCCATCCCCATCACCATCGTGCCGGGCACCCTGACCGACGCCGACATCGAGGCACTGGCGTAG
- the trmB gene encoding tRNA (guanine(46)-N(7))-methyltransferase TrmB has translation MTPTDDPAPPGDLSDDGALAPRELAFYGRRKGKPLRAQQAAHLAQELPSLAIGPADLDGRPLASLFRIPVRAVRLEIGFGGGEHLLARARANPDIGYIGAEAFLNGIAKVTAAVAETGLDNLRLHGDDVVPLLDRLPAGSLDQIDLLYPDPWPKRRHWKRRFVRGDNIARFARLLAPGGRFRFATDIEHYAAWTLSRLAGDPRFAWTAERADDWRQPWAGWPGTRYEAKAKREGRTPGYYEFRRI, from the coding sequence ATGACCCCGACCGATGATCCCGCCCCGCCGGGCGACCTGAGCGACGACGGCGCCCTCGCGCCGCGCGAGCTGGCCTTTTATGGCCGGCGCAAGGGCAAGCCGCTACGGGCACAGCAGGCGGCGCATCTGGCGCAGGAGCTGCCCTCGCTCGCCATCGGGCCGGCGGATCTGGACGGTCGCCCGCTGGCGAGCCTGTTCCGCATACCGGTGCGGGCGGTGCGGCTCGAGATCGGCTTCGGCGGCGGCGAGCATCTGCTGGCACGAGCGCGCGCCAATCCCGACATCGGCTATATCGGTGCCGAGGCGTTTCTCAACGGCATCGCCAAGGTGACGGCGGCGGTGGCCGAGACCGGGCTGGACAATCTGCGCCTGCATGGCGATGACGTGGTTCCCCTGCTCGACCGTCTGCCCGCCGGCTCGCTCGACCAGATCGATCTGCTCTATCCCGATCCCTGGCCGAAGCGCCGCCACTGGAAGCGCCGTTTCGTGCGGGGCGACAATATTGCGCGCTTCGCCCGTCTGCTTGCCCCCGGCGGGCGTTTCCGCTTCGCGACCGATATCGAGCACTACGCCGCCTGGACGCTGTCGCGCCTTGCGGGTGACCCGCGCTTTGCCTGGACCGCCGAGCGCGCCGACGACTGGCGCCAGCCCTGGGCCGGCTGGCCCGGCACGCGCTATGAGGCCAAGGCGAAGCGCGAGGGGCGGACCCCGGGCTATTACGAGTTCCGGCGCATCTGA
- a CDS encoding tetratricopeptide repeat protein, protein MTFRRLSLRPGAALLATLAALGATPVLAEAPPDAFIAHSAPAGNYLAARLATAERDTPAAAAYYRALARTFPRSGEILERAFLAVLSQGNIDEAVDYAQRIVRIDPDHSLARLVLGVRAIKSKQFVTARSNLRRAGGQGAIAELNATLLGAWTQYGSGNPRAGVTAIDELKGPEWYAGFKDFHAGLLLDAAGAKREAGPRLEAALKLDPRTLRVVDAYGRWASRSGNKKLAIDTYEAFDKLVPNDPLVAQELADLNAGKTLSPLITTASGGAAEVLYGLGAALGRQGGEDLALIYLQLGHWLDPSHPLIEITLADLFESLKRYDEAIALYREVDKDSPFKVNAEVQLGLNLEQTGNFDEARKILTGVVAANPKDLRAMMALGDVLRSNEKYAEAAEVYSQAIAQLQAPTGNNWMLFYFRGTCYERTKQWDKSEADLKKALELKPDQPHVLNYLGYSWVDQGINLEPGLDMIRKAVELRPDDGFFIDSLGWAYYRLGRYDDAVRELERAVELKPNETVINDHLGDAYWKVGRKLEARFKWSHAKDLKPDAEELAQIDRKLAVGLDEAEKLKDQKPELQKTEAPAEPTQKAEAATPAPAAAPAPTEVKPDGGG, encoded by the coding sequence TTGACGTTCCGCCGTTTGTCGCTGCGGCCCGGTGCGGCCCTTCTCGCGACCCTTGCCGCGCTTGGCGCGACACCGGTTCTGGCGGAGGCGCCCCCGGACGCCTTCATTGCCCACTCCGCACCCGCCGGTAATTATCTCGCCGCCCGCCTTGCCACCGCCGAGCGTGACACGCCCGCGGCCGCCGCCTATTACCGCGCTCTGGCCCGCACTTTCCCGCGCAGCGGCGAGATTCTGGAGCGGGCCTTCCTTGCGGTGTTGTCGCAGGGCAATATTGACGAGGCGGTAGATTACGCTCAGCGCATCGTGCGTATCGATCCCGACCACTCCCTGGCGCGGCTGGTGCTCGGCGTGCGCGCCATCAAGTCCAAGCAGTTCGTCACCGCCCGCAGCAATCTGCGCCGGGCGGGCGGCCAGGGCGCCATTGCCGAGTTGAACGCCACATTGCTCGGGGCCTGGACGCAATATGGCTCGGGCAACCCGCGCGCCGGCGTCACCGCGATCGACGAGCTGAAGGGGCCGGAATGGTATGCCGGCTTCAAGGACTTCCATGCCGGTCTGCTGCTCGATGCAGCCGGCGCCAAGCGCGAGGCTGGCCCCCGGCTCGAGGCGGCGTTGAAGCTCGATCCGCGGACGTTGCGGGTGGTCGATGCCTATGGCCGCTGGGCGTCGCGCTCGGGCAATAAAAAGCTCGCCATCGACACCTATGAGGCGTTCGACAAGCTGGTGCCGAACGACCCGCTGGTCGCGCAGGAACTGGCCGATCTGAACGCCGGCAAGACGCTGTCCCCGCTCATCACCACGGCGAGCGGCGGCGCGGCCGAGGTGCTGTACGGGCTGGGCGCGGCGCTGGGGCGGCAGGGCGGCGAGGATCTCGCCCTCATCTACCTGCAACTCGGCCACTGGCTCGATCCCTCGCACCCGCTGATCGAGATCACGCTGGCCGATCTGTTCGAGAGCCTGAAGCGCTATGACGAGGCGATCGCGCTCTATCGGGAGGTCGACAAGGACTCGCCCTTCAAGGTCAATGCCGAGGTGCAGCTGGGGCTCAACCTCGAGCAGACCGGCAATTTCGACGAGGCCCGCAAGATCCTGACCGGCGTCGTCGCGGCCAACCCGAAAGATCTGCGCGCCATGATGGCGCTCGGCGACGTGCTGCGTTCCAACGAGAAATATGCCGAGGCCGCCGAGGTTTACTCGCAGGCCATCGCCCAGCTTCAGGCGCCCACCGGCAATAACTGGATGCTCTTCTACTTCCGTGGCACCTGTTACGAGCGCACCAAGCAGTGGGACAAGTCGGAAGCGGACCTGAAGAAGGCGCTGGAGCTGAAGCCCGACCAGCCGCATGTGCTGAACTATCTGGGCTATAGCTGGGTCGACCAGGGCATCAATCTGGAGCCGGGGCTCGACATGATCCGCAAGGCTGTCGAGCTGCGCCCCGATGACGGCTTCTTCATCGACAGCCTCGGCTGGGCCTATTACCGCCTTGGCCGTTATGATGATGCGGTGCGTGAACTTGAGCGCGCCGTTGAGTTGAAGCCGAATGAAACGGTGATCAACGATCATCTTGGCGACGCTTACTGGAAGGTAGGCCGTAAACTTGAGGCCCGCTTCAAGTGGAGCCACGCCAAAGACCTGAAGCCGGACGCGGAAGAGCTTGCGCAAATCGACCGAAAGCTGGCGGTCGGGCTCGATGAGGCGGAAAAGCTGAAGGATCAGAAGCCGGAATTGCAGAAGACCGAGGCGCCGGCGGAGCCGACGCAGAAGGCCGAAGCTGCGACGCCGGCCCCCGCGGCCGCGCCGGCGCCGACCGAGGTGAAGCCCGACGGCGGCGGCTAA
- a CDS encoding MFS transporter, which produces MSQPPAPTAPLAARAPLLVVLCGCMIAMLTFGPRASSGIFLLPMTSEYGWGRDTFGLAIAIQNLLWGVGTPFAGAVADRFGVVRVLWAGAALYALGLIAMAYAATPGSLHLSAGMMIGFGLSGCSFNIVLAAFGKTLPEKWRPMAFGAGTAAGSFGQFLFPPLAAGLNASIGWHETLIVFGVTMLLVMPFATALATPSAAPRAGEARPQSIGAALGEAFRHPSYIFLVLGFFTCGFQLAFVTTHLPAYLTDRGLSLTIGGWTLAVIGLANMVGSLSSGWLSSRMSRRYLLAAIYFARGIAIAVFVLLPASPVTSIGFGIVIGLLWLSTVPPTSGLVMLMFGTRYLAMLYGFAFFSHQVGGFLGVWLGGLLYEQLGSYNLVWWLSVALSFASAIINLPIVERPVARETQPA; this is translated from the coding sequence ATGAGCCAGCCCCCCGCGCCGACCGCCCCGCTTGCCGCCCGCGCGCCGCTCCTGGTGGTGCTGTGCGGCTGCATGATCGCCATGCTGACCTTCGGGCCGCGCGCCTCCTCGGGCATCTTCCTGCTGCCGATGACCAGCGAATATGGCTGGGGGCGCGACACGTTCGGCCTCGCCATCGCCATCCAGAACCTGCTCTGGGGCGTCGGCACGCCCTTTGCCGGCGCGGTGGCGGACCGGTTCGGCGTGGTGCGCGTGCTGTGGGCGGGCGCGGCGCTCTATGCGCTCGGGCTGATCGCCATGGCCTATGCGGCGACGCCCGGCTCGCTGCACCTCTCCGCCGGCATGATGATCGGCTTCGGCCTGTCGGGCTGCTCCTTCAACATCGTGCTCGCCGCCTTCGGCAAGACGCTGCCGGAGAAGTGGCGCCCCATGGCGTTCGGCGCGGGCACGGCGGCCGGCTCCTTCGGCCAGTTCCTGTTTCCCCCGCTGGCGGCCGGGCTGAATGCGAGCATTGGCTGGCATGAGACGCTGATCGTGTTCGGCGTCACCATGCTGCTGGTCATGCCCTTCGCCACGGCGCTGGCGACGCCGAGCGCCGCCCCCCGCGCCGGCGAGGCGCGCCCGCAATCCATCGGGGCGGCGCTGGGCGAGGCGTTCCGCCACCCGAGCTACATCTTCCTGGTGCTCGGCTTCTTCACCTGCGGCTTCCAGCTCGCTTTCGTGACCACCCATCTGCCGGCCTATCTCACTGACCGCGGCCTGTCGCTGACCATTGGCGGCTGGACCCTGGCGGTGATCGGCCTCGCCAATATGGTGGGCTCGCTCTCTTCCGGCTGGCTGTCGAGCCGCATGTCGCGGCGCTATCTGCTGGCGGCGATCTATTTCGCCCGTGGCATCGCCATCGCCGTCTTCGTGCTGCTGCCGGCGAGCCCCGTCACCTCCATCGGCTTCGGCATCGTCATCGGCCTGCTCTGGCTCTCCACCGTGCCGCCGACCTCGGGGCTGGTGATGCTGATGTTCGGCACGCGCTACCTCGCCATGCTCTATGGCTTCGCCTTTTTCAGCCATCAGGTCGGCGGCTTCCTCGGCGTGTGGCTTGGCGGCCTGCTTTATGAGCAGCTCGGCTCCTACAACCTTGTCTGGTGGCTCTCCGTGGCGCTGAGCTTCGCCTCGGCCATCATCAACCTGCCCATCGTCGAGCGTCCGGTCGCCCGCGAGACGCAACCCGCCTGA
- a CDS encoding helix-turn-helix domain-containing protein, producing the protein MTKKSPNPIDKHVGSRVRMRRMMVGMSQEKLGENLGITFQQIQKYEKGTNRIGASRLQHISSVLGVPISFFFDGAPSAQPAAQGFADDASPAYVSDFLATAEGISLTRAFLKITDAKVRRRIVDLVEALAGESAT; encoded by the coding sequence ATGACCAAGAAATCTCCGAACCCTATCGATAAGCATGTGGGCAGCCGTGTTCGGATGCGCCGCATGATGGTCGGCATGAGCCAGGAGAAATTGGGCGAGAATCTCGGTATCACCTTCCAGCAGATTCAGAAATACGAGAAGGGCACAAACCGCATAGGAGCCAGCCGGCTTCAGCATATTTCCTCGGTTCTGGGCGTACCGATCTCGTTTTTCTTCGATGGCGCGCCGAGCGCCCAGCCGGCCGCGCAGGGCTTCGCCGACGACGCCTCCCCGGCCTATGTTTCCGACTTCCTCGCGACCGCCGAAGGCATTTCGCTGACCCGCGCCTTCCTCAAAATCACTGACGCTAAGGTGCGTCGCCGCATTGTCGATCTCGTCGAGGCTCTGGCCGGCGAGAGCGCAACCTGA
- a CDS encoding phage holin family protein — MLRFLLGMVGVELRHTARRAAITGLLFALGALMLGGAAIAFLTACYILLAVRYDPIVAGFIIAGICLILALIFFFIAYVRLRSPRRTASYGRVAGFAARAPAPPPIGAVDPAAVPPRPVGSTTVIAVAAGAALLGLILGRRI, encoded by the coding sequence ATGCTCCGCTTCCTGCTTGGCATGGTCGGCGTCGAGCTGCGCCACACGGCGCGGCGGGCGGCCATCACCGGCCTGCTCTTCGCGCTCGGTGCGCTCATGCTGGGTGGGGCGGCCATCGCCTTCCTGACCGCCTGCTACATCCTGCTGGCGGTCCGTTATGATCCGATCGTCGCCGGCTTCATCATTGCCGGCATCTGTCTGATCCTGGCGCTGATCTTCTTCTTCATCGCCTATGTGCGCCTGCGCTCGCCGCGCCGCACGGCGAGCTATGGCCGTGTCGCCGGCTTTGCCGCCCGCGCCCCGGCTCCACCACCAATCGGCGCGGTGGATCCCGCCGCCGTGCCGCCGCGTCCCGTTGGTTCCACAACTGTGATCGCGGTTGCCGCGGGAGCAGCACTCCTCGGCCTTATTCTTGGCCGACGCATCTGA
- a CDS encoding transporter associated domain-containing protein: MSDPVSSAASSTGSEGSSSGPSTGSSTGSSTGASQSRGAPATGSGDLRPADSRGGLFDRLRQLIGGRRFSGSLRTDLAEALAANIDTAADLTPTERSMLKSVLGLRELRIGDLMVPRADIVAVQKDISLGELLTVFANAGHSRLVVYDDTLDDPVGMVHIRDLVAHLTQRAMTPRREAATKAPGGEREPAAPTSKTVPSFNLKAIDLTTSLSAAKLIRRLLFVPPSMPSIELLASMQASRIHLALVIDEYGGTDGIVSMEDLVEVIVGDIEDEHDDDDGPLIARQADGSFIADARAGLEEVAELVDPAFALGEEAEEVDTLGGLLVTLAGRVPVRGEIVPGPGGFEIEVLDADPRRVKRLRLSPSGTGTNRNAAARAERDERASAGSLPPPAEQGAARGGASRQDPDAAA, encoded by the coding sequence ATGTCCGATCCAGTTTCGAGCGCCGCCTCCAGCACGGGCAGCGAAGGCTCCTCCAGCGGCCCAAGTACCGGTTCCAGCACCGGTTCCAGTACCGGGGCCTCCCAGAGTAGGGGCGCCCCCGCGACCGGATCGGGCGATCTTCGCCCGGCCGATAGCCGCGGCGGCCTGTTCGACCGGCTGCGCCAGCTCATCGGCGGCCGGCGCTTTTCCGGTTCCCTGCGCACCGACCTCGCCGAGGCGCTCGCGGCCAATATCGACACGGCGGCCGACCTGACCCCGACCGAACGCTCCATGCTCAAGAGCGTGCTCGGCCTGCGGGAACTGCGCATCGGCGATCTGATGGTGCCGCGCGCCGACATCGTCGCGGTGCAGAAGGACATTTCGCTCGGCGAACTGCTCACTGTCTTCGCCAATGCCGGCCATTCGCGCCTCGTGGTCTATGACGACACGCTGGATGACCCGGTCGGCATGGTCCACATCCGCGATCTCGTGGCCCATCTCACCCAGCGCGCCATGACGCCGCGCCGGGAGGCCGCCACCAAGGCGCCGGGGGGCGAGCGTGAGCCTGCCGCGCCCACCTCCAAGACCGTGCCGAGCTTCAATCTCAAGGCCATCGACCTCACTACCTCGCTCAGCGCCGCCAAGCTGATCCGCCGCCTGCTCTTCGTGCCGCCCTCCATGCCTTCGATCGAGCTGCTGGCCAGCATGCAGGCGAGCCGCATCCACCTTGCTCTGGTGATCGATGAGTATGGTGGTACCGACGGCATCGTCTCGATGGAGGATCTTGTCGAGGTCATCGTCGGCGACATCGAGGACGAGCATGACGACGACGATGGCCCGCTGATCGCCCGGCAGGCCGATGGCAGCTTCATCGCCGATGCGCGCGCCGGCCTCGAGGAAGTGGCCGAATTGGTCGATCCCGCCTTCGCGCTCGGCGAGGAGGCCGAGGAAGTCGATACGCTCGGCGGCCTGCTGGTCACGCTCGCCGGCCGGGTGCCGGTGCGCGGCGAGATCGTGCCGGGCCCCGGCGGCTTTGAGATCGAGGTGCTCGACGCCGATCCTCGCCGCGTGAAGCGCTTGCGGCTCAGCCCCAGCGGCACGGGCACCAACCGGAACGCTGCCGCCCGCGCCGAGCGGGATGAGCGCGCGTCGGCCGGCAGCCTGCCGCCGCCGGCCGAGCAGGGCGCGGCGCGGGGAGGTGCGAGCCGCCAGGATCCGGATGCGGCCGCCTAA
- the metK gene encoding methionine adenosyltransferase, producing the protein MSRQAYLFTSESVSEGHPDKVCDRISDEIVDAYFRAAVDNGFDPTQVRVAAETLATTNRVVIAGETRGPSSVTPELIDSLARKAIKEIGYEQDGFHWENANIEILLHAQSADIAQGVDIAGNKDEGAGDQGIMFGYAVNETPELMPAPIFYAHKILKVLADARHSGAAKQLGPDAKSQVTVRYENGKPVGVTQIVLSTQHLDESMTSQDVRALVEPYILTALPDGWVDADTVWHVNPTGKFVIGGPDGDCGLTGRKIIVDTYGGAAPHGGGAFSGKDPTKVDRSAAYAARYLAKNVVAAGLADRATIQLAYAIGVSDPLAIYVDLHGSGNVAEDKLEKVLREVVNLRPRGIREHLGLNKPIYARTAAYGHFGRAPEADGGFSWERTDLVAALKSALA; encoded by the coding sequence GTGTCCCGCCAAGCCTATCTTTTCACGAGTGAATCGGTCTCCGAAGGGCATCCCGACAAGGTGTGCGACCGCATCTCGGACGAGATCGTGGACGCCTATTTCCGCGCTGCCGTCGATAATGGCTTCGATCCGACGCAGGTGCGCGTGGCCGCTGAAACGCTCGCCACCACCAACCGTGTCGTCATCGCCGGCGAAACCCGCGGCCCCTCCTCCGTGACGCCCGAACTCATCGACAGCCTCGCCCGCAAGGCGATCAAGGAGATCGGCTACGAGCAGGACGGCTTCCACTGGGAGAACGCGAATATCGAGATTCTGCTGCACGCCCAGTCCGCGGACATCGCGCAGGGTGTCGACATCGCCGGCAACAAGGATGAGGGCGCGGGCGACCAGGGCATCATGTTCGGTTATGCGGTCAACGAGACCCCCGAGCTGATGCCGGCCCCCATCTTCTACGCCCACAAGATCCTCAAGGTGCTGGCCGATGCGCGCCATTCCGGCGCCGCCAAGCAGCTCGGCCCGGATGCCAAGAGCCAGGTCACCGTGCGCTATGAGAACGGCAAGCCGGTCGGCGTGACGCAGATCGTGCTCTCGACCCAGCATCTGGACGAGAGCATGACCTCGCAGGACGTGCGCGCGCTGGTCGAGCCCTACATCCTCACGGCGCTGCCGGATGGCTGGGTCGATGCCGACACCGTCTGGCACGTGAACCCCACCGGCAAGTTCGTCATCGGCGGCCCGGACGGCGATTGCGGCCTCACCGGCCGCAAGATCATCGTCGACACCTATGGTGGCGCGGCCCCGCATGGCGGTGGCGCTTTCTCGGGTAAGGATCCGACCAAGGTCGACCGCTCGGCCGCCTACGCGGCGCGCTACCTCGCCAAGAACGTGGTCGCCGCCGGCCTCGCGGATCGCGCGACCATCCAGCTCGCCTACGCCATCGGCGTGTCCGATCCGCTGGCCATCTATGTCGACCTTCACGGCTCCGGCAACGTCGCCGAGGACAAGCTGGAGAAGGTGCTGCGCGAGGTGGTCAATCTGCGCCCCCGCGGCATCCGCGAGCATCTCGGCCTCAACAAGCCGATCTATGCGCGCACCGCCGCCTATGGTCATTTCGGCCGGGCGCCGGAAGCCGATGGCGGCTTCTCCTGGGAACGCACCGATCTCGTCGCGGCGCTGAAGTCGGCTCTTGCTTGA
- the ybeY gene encoding rRNA maturation RNase YbeY, producing MTQALTIEVEVLVEAPAWEAHPQAADLVLNAVRAACAGALDAFELDIDGAEIAVKLTDDAAIRALNRDWRGKDYPTNVLSFPTPEMARAGGDPHLGDIAIAYETLTREAEEEGKPFADHLQHLAVHGTLHLLGFDHEVAEDAEEMEAMERDVLAGLGVPDPYADTDPVQQLN from the coding sequence ATGACGCAGGCCCTCACCATCGAGGTTGAAGTCCTCGTGGAAGCACCCGCCTGGGAGGCTCACCCCCAGGCGGCCGACCTCGTTCTTAACGCCGTCCGTGCCGCCTGTGCGGGCGCGCTCGACGCCTTCGAGCTCGACATTGACGGCGCCGAGATCGCGGTGAAGCTCACCGATGATGCGGCGATCCGTGCCCTGAACCGGGACTGGCGGGGCAAGGATTACCCGACCAATGTGCTCTCCTTTCCCACGCCCGAAATGGCACGGGCGGGCGGTGATCCCCATCTCGGTGACATCGCCATCGCCTATGAGACGCTGACGCGCGAGGCGGAGGAGGAAGGCAAACCCTTCGCCGACCACCTCCAGCACCTGGCGGTCCATGGTACGCTGCATCTTCTGGGTTTCGACCATGAGGTCGCCGAGGATGCCGAGGAGATGGAGGCCATGGAGCGCGACGTGCTTGCCGGCCTCGGTGTGCCCGATCCTTATGCCGATACCGACCCCGTTCAACAGCTGAACTGA